In Deltaproteobacteria bacterium, a genomic segment contains:
- a CDS encoding orotate phosphoribosyltransferase, producing MVDKFQEIERQIWEEEKRFLMKQIGLMLVRNESIKFGDYTLTSGKKSPYYIDLRQTISSPITMDWISNSLVRIIINEIGRDKIDKILGVPTAGVPFATMVSQKLALPLIYYRKARKEHGVRKKIEGSVERNDRVLIVDDLITTGESVIEAAEAVREQGGIATELVVLLDREQGGSERLRRAYVEPHILFKVSEAFAWLTQVELLSQEEFEKITNYIEQEKIKRAQQEEP from the coding sequence ATGGTGGACAAATTCCAGGAGATCGAGCGGCAGATCTGGGAAGAGGAAAAGAGATTCCTCATGAAACAGATCGGGCTCATGCTGGTCCGCAACGAGTCGATCAAGTTCGGCGACTACACATTGACTTCCGGCAAGAAGAGTCCCTACTATATCGATCTCAGGCAGACCATCTCCAGCCCCATAACAATGGATTGGATTTCGAACTCGCTGGTCCGCATCATTATCAACGAGATCGGCAGGGACAAGATCGACAAGATCCTCGGAGTGCCTACGGCGGGAGTTCCCTTTGCAACCATGGTGAGCCAGAAACTCGCCCTTCCACTCATTTACTACCGGAAAGCCCGTAAGGAACACGGCGTCCGGAAGAAGATCGAGGGTTCTGTGGAGAGAAACGATCGGGTCCTGATCGTTGACGATCTGATTACGACCGGTGAGAGTGTCATAGAGGCTGCCGAGGCCGTCCGGGAACAGGGAGGAATCGCCACCGAGCTGGTCGTTCTCCTGGACCGAGAGCAGGGGGGGAGCGAGAGGCTGAGGAGGGCCTATGTTGAGCCCCACATCCTCTTCAAGGTATCTGAAGCATTTGCATGGCTCACTCAGGTTGAGTTGCTGAGCCAGGAAGAGTTCGAAAAGATAACCAACTACATTGAACAAGAAAAGATCAAGAGGGCACAGCAGGAGGAGCCATGA
- a CDS encoding DUF3857 and transglutaminase domain-containing protein — protein MGRLRMGALGLASLLMVLIIPCRGEALQGGEYSFLDLISPRDYPGAQVVVALEKERRSFDESGKGVTTDEVFLKILTERGLEGEAKQVFSYNMAYDRFEIEKIEVIKPRGIVRPVDLSVNSRTISPPGSAMMNIYDPNEREVHVFVPGLEVGDTIHYRVLYRRVRPVISGNFFGMILAQYRVPIREYLFEVEGPASVKLRYLLKDEVRDTHTFETLLTEDGKWVYRWRFRNVPMLVPEPHMPHISRVAMRLLFTTLSSWNEISKWYWGVVEPKLKPSGAMVRKVEELTAEESSEEGKIRALFSFVSRRVRYLGITTETFKPGFEPHDVKETFSQRAGVCRDKMALLVSMLRIAGFRSYPVLISIGPKIDPEIPRSAFNHAICGVFVKGRLMLLDPTAETSRQFLPDYDRDRSYLVAAPDMNNELSITPPRPAESNMTVVSITSTLDEQNHLRGRIQVTYSGFADTIFRGMLMERSAFERGRIVERLLKRGMPEAGVESFCIENLADSTSPLSLEITYGVKDAAIGEGKRGFLVPFSFLDNFSFLDRWVLGKADMVKRRYPIELGYRFCTRIHEELRLLGVRKIVLPPLPSLDQPLFRDSGSYGLVGPDRVVIDREFLWRSVLVSPSQYGSLKSLQHRRAVSRFLPIVFER, from the coding sequence ATGGGCCGTCTCAGGATGGGGGCTCTTGGCCTGGCTTCTCTTTTGATGGTGCTGATCATTCCTTGCAGGGGGGAAGCTTTGCAGGGAGGGGAGTATTCCTTCCTGGACCTCATTTCTCCTCGTGACTATCCAGGGGCACAAGTGGTTGTGGCCCTGGAGAAGGAGAGGAGAAGCTTTGACGAATCGGGCAAGGGAGTCACTACGGACGAGGTCTTCCTGAAGATACTCACGGAGAGGGGGCTGGAAGGCGAGGCGAAGCAGGTATTCTCGTATAACATGGCATACGATCGTTTTGAGATCGAGAAAATCGAGGTGATAAAACCCCGGGGGATAGTCCGGCCTGTAGATCTGTCGGTCAATTCCAGGACGATCTCACCCCCAGGCTCGGCTATGATGAATATCTACGACCCTAACGAGAGGGAGGTCCATGTCTTTGTTCCTGGGTTGGAGGTAGGAGACACGATCCACTATCGGGTTCTCTACAGGCGGGTCCGGCCTGTCATCTCCGGGAATTTCTTTGGAATGATTCTGGCCCAGTACAGAGTGCCGATCAGAGAGTATCTCTTCGAGGTGGAAGGCCCGGCCTCGGTCAAGCTCAGGTATCTGCTCAAGGACGAGGTGAGGGACACCCATACCTTTGAGACCCTTCTCACCGAGGATGGGAAGTGGGTCTACCGGTGGCGCTTCAGGAACGTACCGATGCTGGTTCCAGAGCCGCATATGCCTCATATCTCCAGGGTGGCCATGCGCCTCCTCTTCACCACCCTCTCGTCTTGGAATGAGATTTCGAAGTGGTATTGGGGGGTAGTGGAGCCGAAGCTGAAGCCCTCCGGTGCCATGGTGCGGAAGGTGGAGGAGCTCACCGCAGAGGAATCCTCGGAAGAGGGGAAGATCAGGGCCCTCTTCTCTTTTGTTTCCCGCAGGGTCCGCTATCTCGGAATAACAACGGAGACCTTCAAGCCGGGTTTTGAACCCCACGATGTGAAAGAGACTTTTTCACAGAGGGCCGGAGTGTGCCGGGACAAGATGGCCCTTCTCGTCAGTATGCTGAGGATTGCAGGGTTTCGATCCTACCCGGTACTGATCTCCATAGGCCCGAAGATAGATCCGGAAATACCCAGATCTGCCTTCAACCATGCGATCTGCGGGGTCTTCGTGAAGGGGAGGCTGATGCTTCTCGACCCGACGGCTGAAACGAGCCGTCAGTTTCTTCCAGACTACGATCGAGACCGGAGCTACCTTGTGGCGGCTCCGGACATGAACAATGAGCTCTCCATCACTCCGCCGAGGCCGGCAGAATCCAATATGACCGTTGTCTCCATTACCTCTACCCTGGATGAGCAGAACCATCTACGAGGCAGGATCCAGGTCACATACTCCGGTTTTGCAGATACGATTTTCCGGGGCATGTTGATGGAGAGGAGTGCCTTTGAAAGGGGGCGGATCGTTGAAAGGCTCCTGAAGCGCGGCATGCCCGAGGCGGGTGTGGAGAGCTTCTGCATCGAGAATCTCGCGGATTCCACCAGTCCCCTCTCTCTGGAGATCACCTATGGAGTCAAGGACGCGGCAATCGGGGAAGGAAAGAGAGGATTCCTCGTTCCTTTTTCTTTTCTCGACAACTTCAGCTTTCTCGACCGCTGGGTCCTGGGTAAGGCCGACATGGTGAAGCGTCGCTACCCCATAGAGCTGGGTTACCGGTTCTGTACAAGGATCCACGAGGAGTTGAGGTTGCTGGGTGTAAGGAAGATCGTTCTGCCTCCTCTGCCGAGCCTCGACCAACCCCTGTTCAGGGATTCGGGCTCTTACGGGCTGGTTGGGCCCGACCGGGTGGTTATCGACCGGGAATTCTTGTGGCGTTCGGTGCTGGTTTCGCCTTCTCAGTACGGAAGCCTGAAATCCTTGCAACACCGGAGAGCCGTGAGTCGTTTCTTGCCCATCGTTTTTGAACGATAG
- a CDS encoding VOC family protein — protein MFQSQITLLYFRNIEKAYRFFEEILRLKVRIDQGYGRIYEVAGNALIGVMDERRGFLQSGSGKSVMISLVTEDVDEWYEELRKKGVKLLSSPLTKKEIGIRSFLFEDPEGHVLEIQKFTGQDPRPDST, from the coding sequence GTGTTCCAGTCTCAAATCACCCTTCTCTATTTTCGCAACATCGAGAAGGCATATCGCTTTTTTGAAGAAATCTTACGCCTCAAGGTGCGGATCGATCAGGGGTACGGAAGAATCTACGAGGTAGCCGGCAATGCCCTGATCGGGGTTATGGACGAAAGGAGGGGGTTTCTGCAATCAGGTTCCGGGAAATCCGTCATGATCAGCCTGGTCACCGAAGATGTGGATGAGTGGTACGAGGAGCTTCGAAAGAAGGGGGTGAAACTGCTCTCTTCCCCTCTCACAAAGAAGGAGATCGGGATCAGGTCCTTCCTCTTTGAAGACCCCGAAGGACACGTCCTGGAGATTCAGAAGTTCACAGGCCAGGATCCAAGGCCGGACTCGACATAG
- a CDS encoding DUF3857 domain-containing protein — MFRRWIMVLFVAGVAVAACPNSVKSGTSTPERQSCRKFGYDVVFLEKSKETVIGKGGGVRTRVHVLKKILTYKGKKEHAHCKLHFNREYETLRVVFARTIKPDNTTIEVKGEWIHEIMAPRTASAALYSKYREVTVEFPGVEVGDRVEIEYEIVRRPVGVVWGRTIFQGTDPVRNARFELITPANFVLSTFGKVGTGFKQEVLHDGRTRRAWWGSMIEGLPEEGHQPSPENLYPTLFYSSATGWEDVGRWFISRLLPDLKEDELKGLLSSAPPWDTPDELYSRLVKRLSIVDIDLDKSRYEVTSPSVVLKRNYADNKDASVLFFELLRARGFSPQLVLYNGGDIFLDGLKDVPSPGLFNQVMVKVGRSYYEFSSRSRYYDPGYTGRMGRWGLLLPACRWEKIRSRSMSGKDSRIVLHLENPGEIQGRVTEVHHGFYGVELREALTGMGRERKRIFWDRWMNDLDPLAGATSGPEVLHLLQSGVPPEIRATYRVPRGIPGIGANLFSPLPLEDRFMKYLVVGDRRLGPFAVFSTLTGRLDLEIRYPAAWRVKYLPPEVKKDTPCFSSTLRVECPLPGVLKVLREIKIKRGLIQGEKAYQVFCRAVRESLGLRARLVCFQKP, encoded by the coding sequence ATGTTTAGACGTTGGATCATGGTTCTTTTTGTTGCCGGTGTGGCCGTTGCGGCATGCCCGAATTCGGTGAAAAGCGGGACGAGCACTCCGGAACGTCAGAGTTGCAGGAAATTCGGATATGACGTGGTCTTTCTCGAAAAGAGCAAGGAGACAGTGATAGGAAAGGGGGGCGGAGTCCGTACCAGAGTACACGTCCTGAAAAAGATCCTCACCTACAAGGGGAAGAAGGAACACGCCCACTGCAAGCTCCACTTCAATCGGGAATACGAAACCCTCCGAGTGGTCTTTGCAAGGACCATAAAGCCCGACAATACCACGATCGAAGTCAAGGGCGAGTGGATCCATGAGATTATGGCTCCCAGGACGGCGTCCGCCGCCCTCTATTCAAAGTACCGGGAAGTGACGGTGGAATTTCCCGGCGTCGAGGTGGGGGACAGGGTGGAGATAGAATATGAGATCGTCCGAAGACCGGTAGGGGTCGTATGGGGGAGGACGATCTTCCAGGGAACAGACCCGGTCAGGAACGCGAGGTTCGAATTGATCACTCCGGCCAACTTCGTGCTGTCCACCTTTGGAAAAGTTGGTACCGGTTTCAAGCAGGAGGTCCTCCATGACGGCAGGACGAGACGCGCCTGGTGGGGGAGCATGATAGAGGGCCTGCCAGAAGAAGGCCACCAGCCCTCTCCTGAGAATCTCTACCCCACACTCTTTTACTCCTCTGCTACGGGATGGGAGGATGTGGGCAGGTGGTTCATCTCGAGGTTGCTGCCGGATCTGAAAGAGGACGAGCTCAAGGGCCTGCTCTCCTCAGCGCCTCCGTGGGACACCCCTGATGAGCTTTACAGCCGCCTTGTCAAGAGGCTCTCCATTGTGGACATCGATCTCGATAAGAGTCGATATGAGGTTACCAGTCCTTCGGTGGTCCTGAAAAGGAACTACGCCGACAACAAGGACGCTTCGGTCCTGTTCTTTGAGTTGCTGAGAGCAAGGGGATTCAGCCCTCAGCTCGTCCTTTACAACGGCGGTGATATCTTCCTCGACGGACTCAAGGACGTTCCTTCTCCCGGGCTCTTCAATCAGGTGATGGTAAAGGTGGGCCGGTCCTACTACGAATTCAGCAGTAGGAGCCGCTACTACGATCCAGGGTACACCGGTCGAATGGGGAGGTGGGGCCTGCTTCTCCCCGCGTGCAGGTGGGAGAAGATACGGAGCAGGTCGATGAGCGGGAAGGACTCGAGAATCGTACTCCATCTGGAGAACCCCGGCGAGATCCAGGGTCGAGTCACCGAGGTCCACCACGGTTTCTATGGGGTGGAACTGCGGGAGGCCTTGACTGGTATGGGGAGGGAAAGAAAAAGGATTTTCTGGGATAGGTGGATGAACGATCTGGACCCCCTCGCCGGTGCAACTTCAGGACCGGAGGTTCTCCATCTCCTCCAATCGGGAGTCCCCCCTGAGATACGGGCCACCTACCGTGTTCCGAGGGGAATTCCCGGGATAGGGGCGAACCTTTTCTCCCCTCTACCCCTTGAGGATAGGTTCATGAAGTACCTCGTGGTCGGTGACAGGCGTCTCGGCCCCTTTGCCGTCTTCTCGACCCTGACAGGAAGGCTCGATCTCGAGATCCGGTATCCGGCAGCATGGAGGGTCAAGTACCTCCCGCCCGAGGTGAAAAAGGATACACCCTGCTTTTCCAGTACCCTGAGGGTGGAGTGCCCTTTGCCGGGGGTCCTCAAGGTCCTTCGAGAAATTAAGATCAAGAGGGGCCTCATACAGGGCGAAAAGGCCTATCAGGTGTTTTGCCGGGCTGTGAGAGAGAGTCTCGGGCTGCGGGCGCGCCTCGTATGTTTTCAAAAGCCCTGA